GAACTGAAGGATAGATACTTTGTTATCGGCCTCTATAAAGGCGCTCCGTTCTTCAGATTCAGATTCTGAGGTGAGAACTGTTGACTGACTACGTCAAGAGAAAGGAGCTCCTTCTGGAGCTCAACTCGAGAATAAGCGACTGCAACCTCTGTCCGCTTAGCTCATCGAGAACCAACACTGTACCCGGAGAAGGCTCGATCGAAACACCTGTAGTGTTTGTAGGCGAAGGACCTGGAGCCGATGAAGATGCTTCCGGCAGACCCTTTGTGGGAAAGGCCGGCGAATTGCTTACAAAGATACTGGAATCCGTTAAGCTATCCAGGCAAGACATATTTATCACGAATATTGTGAAGTGCAGACCTCCGAAGAACAGAGTGCCGACGGCCGAGGAACAGAGGGCATGTTCACCGTATCTTCTCTCTCAGCTTGCGGTAATTAGACCAAGGGTCGTTGTCGCTTTGGGAGCGACAGCCTTGTCATATTTCGTAGAACAGGACAAAATTCAAATTACGAAAGTAAGAGGGCAACTATTCGAATGGATCGGAGGAGTTAAGGTCTTTGCAATGTTCCATCCGAGTTATCTCCTAAGAAATGCTTCAAGGGCCCCGGGTTCACCAAAGAGCCTGACCTGGGAAGACATTCAAAAAGTCAGGAAGATGTACGATCAATTGCTTGCAGGAAAGGAAATCAACATATAGGAGGAAAGTATGGCCGAAAACTATTTGGTTACTGGAGGAGCAGGATTCATCGGATCGCACGTTGTAGACCACTTGATTTCAGCCGGAAAGATACCCATCGTTGTGGACAATCTGTCGAGTGGAAAGATTGAAAATTTGGATCCTCGAGCGCTCTTCTATGAACAGGACATAACTGACGTCGAAATGATGGAAAGAGTCTTCATGCTGCATAAACCGACCGTCCTCTTCCATCTGGCCGCTCAGATTAGCGTCTCGAAATCGGTGAGAGAACCCGAGGAAGATGCGATGATAAATATAATCGGCACACTGAGACTTTTGAAGATCGCGGCAAAATACGGAATAAAGAATGTTATCTTTTCATCTACTGGCGGCGCGATCTACGGCGACGACGTAAAAAAGATTCCGACCGACGAGGGGGAGCTTCCCAAACCACTTTCTCCGTACGGCATAGCAAAATTCTCTGTTGAAAACTACCTTAGATTCTTCTCCAACGAAGTCGGCCTGAAGTACACTGTGCTCAGATACGCAAACGTCTATGGCCCGCGACAGGACCCTTACGGGGAGGCAGGTGTTGTCGCGATCTTCTCGGAGAGGATGCTTCGCGGTCAAGAAGTTGTTATCTTCGGGGATGGGGAAAATGTGAGAGACTACGTCTTCGTGAGTGACGTTGC
This DNA window, taken from Mesotoga infera, encodes the following:
- a CDS encoding uracil-DNA glycosylase; the protein is MTDYVKRKELLLELNSRISDCNLCPLSSSRTNTVPGEGSIETPVVFVGEGPGADEDASGRPFVGKAGELLTKILESVKLSRQDIFITNIVKCRPPKNRVPTAEEQRACSPYLLSQLAVIRPRVVVALGATALSYFVEQDKIQITKVRGQLFEWIGGVKVFAMFHPSYLLRNASRAPGSPKSLTWEDIQKVRKMYDQLLAGKEINI
- a CDS encoding NAD-dependent epimerase/dehydratase family protein yields the protein MAENYLVTGGAGFIGSHVVDHLISAGKIPIVVDNLSSGKIENLDPRALFYEQDITDVEMMERVFMLHKPTVLFHLAAQISVSKSVREPEEDAMINIIGTLRLLKIAAKYGIKNVIFSSTGGAIYGDDVKKIPTDEGELPKPLSPYGIAKFSVENYLRFFSNEVGLKYTVLRYANVYGPRQDPYGEAGVVAIFSERMLRGQEVVIFGDGENVRDYVFVSDVAKANLLALEKCENETVNVGTGTGTSVNELFAKMKNLAGYSKEAIHKASRPGDLKKSILDAEKAKSLLNWEASVKLEKGLEDTIEYFRNELVSSQ